A stretch of Prunus dulcis chromosome 6, ALMONDv2, whole genome shotgun sequence DNA encodes these proteins:
- the LOC117632857 gene encoding BTB/POZ domain-containing protein At1g55760 has product MSDSAYRVETTSRLAQWRIDNLASCTYRKSDPFKIGKWNWHLSLEKNRVLYVKLYPEISNLTRDNPPIASFIIRVVCSVGDRKTLTHPEITNKKLKSNEDFVWAIEVPLTGKFIIDVEFLDLKTASGDSGEPCSIWAEGLTQKRSNATALASLGRMLTEGIHTDIMINVSDGSIGAHRAILAARSPVFRSMFSHDLKEKELSTINISDMSIDACQAFLNYIYGNIGHEEFLTNRLALLHAADKYDISDLKDACHESLLEDIDAKNVLERLQNASLYQLPRLKTSCMRYLVKFGKIYDIQDDFNAFLLSADRDLIAEIFHEVLNAWKGF; this is encoded by the exons ATGAGCGATTCAGCTTACAGAGTCGAAACAACGTCGCGTCTCGCCCAATGGAGAATCGACAACTTGGCTTCCTGCACCTACCGCAAATCCGATCCCTTCAAGATTGGCAAGTGGAATTG GCACTTATCTCTAGAGAAGAACAGGGTGTTGTATGTAAAATTGTATCCAGAGATATCGAATTTAACTAGAGATAATCCACCGATTGCTTCTTTTATTATTCGAGTGGTCTGTTCTGTTGGTGATCGCAAGACCTTAACTCATCCAG aaattacaaacaaaaagctCAAGAGCAATGAGGATTTTGTTTGGGCAATTGAGGTTCCCTTAACTGGAAAATTCATCATAGACGTTGAATTCCTTGATTTGAAGACTGCGTCCGGAGAC AGTGGAGAACCTTGCTCCATCTGGGCTGAAGGGTTGACGCAAAAGCGATCCAATGCAACAGCTCTTGCATCCCTTGGTCGAATGTTAACAGAAGGCATCCACACCGACATCATGATTAACGTGTCTGATGGAAGTATTGGAGCTCATCGGGCAATTCTTGCTGCAAGATCACCTGTTTTCCGTAGCATGTTTTCACATGACCTCAAAGAGAAGGAACTGTCCACCATAAACATCTCTGATATGTCAATTGATGCTTGTCAGGCTTTTCTTAATTACATTTATGGGAACATCGGACATGAAGAATTCCTGACTAACAGGCTTGCCCTTCTCCATGCTGCTGATAAGTATGACATCTCTGACCTGAAAGATGCATGCCATGAGAGTCTTTTGGAAGATATTGATGCAAAGAATGTACTTGAGAGGCTCCAAAATGCATCTCTATATCAATTGCCGCGACTGAAAACCAGCTGCATGCGGTATCTTGTCAAGTTTGGTAAGATATATGACATCCAAGACGATTTCAATGCCTTTTTGCTAAGTGCAGACAGGGACTTGATAGCAGAAATCTTCCATGAAGTTCTTAATGCCTGGAAAGGTTTCTGA
- the LOC117631083 gene encoding subtilisin-like protease SBT5.4 encodes MGSSILPPFLLSVLLFSLFQIPVHAAKNSYIVYLGAQPHVLDPSSVDLNSVTNSHYNLLGSVLGSNERAQEAIFYSYNRNINGFAAILDEEEAAQIAKDPNVLSVFPNRGRKLHTTRSWDFLGLEENGEVRPSSIWKKAQFGANTIIGNLDTGVWPESKSFSDEGIGPIPSKWRGICQLDTKNGSHCNRKLIGARYFSKGYLAYASTVNSSAAKTIQPNARDFGGHGSHTLSTAAGNFVPRASVFGNGNGTAKGGSPKARVAAYKVCWPPINGNECFDADIMAAFDAAISDGVDVLSVSLGGEAAEFFSDGIAIGSFHAVKKGISVVSSAGNSGPTPGTVSNVSPWLLTVGASTIDREFSSYVALGNKKHLKGASLSSGALPSKMFYPLISAVDAKAANASSSDAQLCKAGSQEKKKVEGKILVCIRGENARADKGQQAVLAGAVGMILVNDKLSGNEIIADPHLLPTSHVNYSDGKAVFAYIKSTKTPVAYLTRVKTEVGAKPAPFMASFSSRGPNTIEQSILKPDITAPGVSIIAAYTGAEGPTDQKFDKRRVSFNTESGTSMSCPHVSGIVGLLKTLHPSWSPAAIKSAIMTTARKRDNKKEAMQDSSKARATPFAYGAGHVQPNRAMDPGLVYDLTTDDYLNFLCSRGYNATLLKVFSNEPHTCPKAYSLADFNYPSITVPDLHDKPVTVTRRVKNVGSPGTYVVHIKEPAGVSVSVKPGSLQFKTIGEEKKFKVVLKPKVQGTQDYVFGELNWSDGKHNVRSPIVVMHY; translated from the exons ATGGGGAGTTCAATTCTCCCTCCTTTTCTTCTATCTGTTCTTCTCTTCTCCCTGTTTCAGATACCAGTCCATGCTGCCAAAAAT TCTTACATAGTGTACTTAGGAGCACAGCCTCATGTCCTGGACCCTTCGTCGGTCGATCTCAATAGCGTAACAAACTCTCATTACAATTTATTGGGATCAGTATTGGGAAG CAATGAAAGGGCCCAAGAAGCAATATTTTACTCCTACAACAGAAATATCAATGGCTTTGCTGCAATTTTGGATGAGGAAGAGGCTGCTCAGATTGCAA AGGACCCAAATGTTCTTTCTGTTTTCCCaaacagaggaagaaaacTGCATACAACTCGTTCATGGGATTTTCTTGGATTGGAAGAAAACGGAGAAGTTCGTCCCAGTTCGATTTGGAAGAAGGCACAGTTTGGTGCAAATACCATTATCGGAAACCTTGATACTg GTGTTTGGCCGGAATCAAAGAGCTTCAGCGATGAAGGGATTGGACCAATCCCATCCAAGTGGCGTGGAATCTGTCAGCTTGACACCAAAAATGGTTCTCATTGCAATAG GAAGCTGATCGGAGCAAGGTACTTTAGCAAAGGCTATCTTGCATATGCCTCCACAGTAAACTCCTCTGCAGCTAAGACCATCCAGCCCAACGCACGCGACTTTGGTGGCCATGGCTCTCACACCCTGTCAACAGCTGCTGGTAATTTCGTCCCGAGAGCAAGTGTCTTCGGCAATGGCAATGGCACTGCAAAGGGTGGATCACCGAAAGCTCGTGTGGCTGCGTACAAGGTATGTTGGCCGCCAATCAATGGCAATGAGTGCTTTGATGCAGACATCATGGCAGCCTTTGATGCTGCAATCAGTGACGGTGTTGATGTGCTGTCGGTGTCTCTGGGTGGTGAAGCTGCAGAGTTCTTTAGTGATGGGATTGCAATAGGGTCCTTCCATGCTGTCAAGAAGGGGATTTCTGTGGTCAGCTCAGCTGGCAATTCAGGCCCTACCCCCGGGACAGTGTCGAATGTGTCACCGTGGTTGCTCACAGTTGGAGCTAGCACAATTGATCGTGAGTTCTCCAGTTATGTTGCTCTTGGCAACAAGAAGCATCTCAAG GGGGCAAGTCTTTCCTCTGGAGCTTTGCCATCGAAGATGTTCTACCCATTGATAAGTGCAGTAGATGCTAAGGCAGCTAATGCTTCCTCTTCGGATGC CCAGCTCTGCAAAGCTGGAAGccaggaaaaaaagaaggtggaGGGGAAAATTTTGGTCTGCATTCGAGGGGAAAATGCAAGAGCTGACAAGGGTCAGCAAGCTGTTCTTGCAGGCGCTGTTGGAATGATTTTGGTTAATGATAAGCTAAGTGGGAATGAAATAATTGCTGATCCTCACTTGCTTCCCACTTCACATGTCAATTATTCGGATGGGAAAGCTGTTTTTGCCTACATCAAGTCTACCAA GACCCCTGTGGCTTACTTAACTCGTGTGAAGACGGAAGTAGGAGCAAAACCAGCACCATTTATGGCTTCATTCTCTTCTAGGGGACCTAACACCATTGAGCAGTCAATCCTTAAG CCTGATATCACAGCACCAGGAGTGAGTATAATTGCTGCTTATACTGGAGCAGAAGGGCCAACTGATCAGAAGTTCGATAAGCGCCGTGTATCTTTCAATACAGAATCTGGAACTTCGATGTCATGCCCTCATGTATCTGGAATTGTCGGTCTTCTGAAAACTCTTCACCCATCTTGGAGCCCTGCAGCTATTAAATCTGCAATCATGACTACAG CAAGAAAACGAGATAACAAGAAGGAGGCAATGCAGGATTCATCCAAAGCCAGAGCGACACCATTTGCTTATGGAGCAGGACATGTTCAACCAAACCGTGCTATGGACCCTGGACTTGTTTATGACTTAACTACTGATGATTACTTGAACTTCTTATGCTCTCGTGGCTACAACGCAACACTGCTCAAAGTATTTTCCAACGAGCCACACACATGTCCCAAGGCATACAGTCTTGCAGATTTTAACTATCCTTCAATTACAGTTCCTGATCTCCATGACAAACCAGTGACTGTAACTAGAAGAGTTAAGAATGTTGGTTCTCCAGGCACATACGTAGTACATATTAAGGAACCAGCAGGAGTTTCTGTGTCGGTTAAGCCTGGTAGCTTGCAATTCAAGACCATTGGTGAAGAGAAGAAATTCAAGGTTGTTCTGAAGCCTAAGGTTCAGGGTACTCAAGACTATGTGTTTGGAGAGTTGAATTGGTCTGATGGAAAGCACAATGTCAGGAGCCCTATTGTTGTCATGCACTACTAG
- the LOC117631084 gene encoding subtilisin-like protease SBT5.4 translates to MVLSTLPSLLLPVLLFFLLQTPTLSRKKSFIVYLGAHSHGPNPSSVDLDSVRKFHYDFLGSFLRSNKSAKDVIFYSYTRHINGFAAILEEEEAADIAEHPNVISVFLNKGSKLETTRSWNFLGLERNGLIPSYSIWMKARLGEDTIIANIDTGVWPESKSFSDEGLGPVPSKWRGICQHDTKRVRCNRKLIGTRYFNNGLAMYAGPLNSSFSTARDYDGHGSHTLATAAGNFVPGVSVFGNGNGTAKGGSPRARVAAYKVCWAPYEGVQCFDADVLAAFDAAISDGVDIISVSLGGGAQEFLKSSISIGAFHAVKHGIVVVSAAGNTGPNPGTVLNLSPWLLTVGAGTIDREFTSYVSLGNKKHLKGVSLSAKGLPSEKFYPLVSAAEAKHANASTAEAIICQGGTLDPRKVKGKILVCLREYNDNARTEKSWQADMEGAVGMILVNDEQSGNDVVADPHVLLVSHVNYTDGKYIFDYIKSTKTPMAYLTRVKTELGSKPAPFVAAFSSRGPNLLEQGILKPDIIAPGVSIIAAYTEAAGPTSQISDTRRVPFNVQTGSSMACPHASGIAGLLRTLHPDWSPAAIKSAIMTTATTQDNSMEPILDDSSYVKATPFAYGSGHIQPNKAMDPGLVYNLTTLDYLNFLCAHGYNETMIKSFSNSTYKCSKSFSLADFNYPSISVPNLCEDPVTINRKVTNVGSPGTYKVHVKEPSEVEVLVQPRRLKFKRIGEVKMFKVILKAKVKGKPQGYVFGELIWSDGSHYVKSPLAVKHY, encoded by the exons ATGGTGCTTTCAACTCTTCCTTCCTTGCTTCTACCAgttcttttgttctttctgtTGCAGACACCCACTCTATCCAGAAAAAAG TCATTCATAGTGTACTTAGGAGCACATTCACATGGCCCCAACCCCTCATCCGTGGATCTCGATTCTGtgagaaaatttcattatGATTTTCTGGGGTCTTTCTTGAGAAG CAATAAGAGTGCCAAAGATGTGATCTTCTACTCCTACACTAGACATATTAATGGTTTTGCTGCAATCcttgaagaggaagaagcTGCAGATATTGCAG AGCATCCAAATGTGATATCGGTTTTCTTAAACAAGGGAAGCAAACTGGAAACAACTAGATCATGGAATTTTCTTGGATTGGAGAGAAATGGACTAATTCCTTCATACTCCATTTGGATGAAGGCAAGGTTGGGAGAAGATACAATAATTGCAAACATAGATACTG GTGTTTGGCCAGAATCAAAAAGCTTTAGTGATGAAGGGTTGGGACCCGTCCCTTCAAAGTGGCGTGGAATTTGTCAACATGATACAAAGCGAGTTCGTTGTAACAG AAAGCTGATTGGGACAAGGTACTTTAACAATGGTCTTGCCATGTATGCTGGCCCTCTCAATTCCTCCTTTTCCACCGCTCGTGACTATGATGGCCATGGATCCCACACCCTTGCCACGGCTGCTGGCAACTTTGTTCCCGGAGTAAGTGTTTTTGGAAATGGCAATGGAACTGCCAAGGGTGGATCGCCTCGAGCCCGCGTTGCTGCGTATAAGGTATGCTGGGCACCATATGAAGGTGTCCAGTGCTTTGATGCAGACGTATTAGCTGCCTTTGATGCTGCAATAAGTGATGGAGTCGATATAATCTCTGTGTCTCTTGGTGGAGGAGCacaagaatttttaaaaagttcaatttcaataGGGGCCTTCCATGCAGTTAAGCATGGCATTGTCGTGGTTAGTGCAGCTGGCAATACAGGACCAAATCCCGGGACAGTATTGAATCTGTCGCCCTGGTTATTAACAGTTGGTGCTGGCACGATCGATCGGGAGTTCACAAGTTATGTCTCTCTTGGAAACAAGAAGCATTTGAAG GGAGTTAGCCTTTCAGCTAAAGGCTTGCCATCGGAAAAGTTCTACCCATTGGTCAGCGCAGCAGAAGCAAAACATGCTAATGCATCCACCGCAGAAGC AATAATTTGCCAGGGTGGAACCCTTGATCCTAGGAAGGTGAAAGGAAAGATCTTGGTTTGCCTTCGAGAATATAACGATAATGCAAGAACTGAGAAGAGCTGGCAGGCTGATATGGAAGGTGCTGTAGGAATGATCTTGGTCAATGATGAGCAAAGTGGAAATGATGTTGTAGCCGATCCTCATGTGCTCCTTGTTTCACATGTCAACTACACTGACGGCAAATATATCTTTGATTACATTAAATCTACCAA AACCCCTATGGCTTACTTAACTCGAGTCAAGACTGAATTGGGATCAAAGCCAGCTCCATTTGTGGCTGCATTTTCATCTAGGGGGCCTAACCTCCTGGAACAGGGAATCTTAAAG CCTGATATCATTGCACCAGGGGTGAGCATAATTGCTGCTTATACTGAAGCAGCAGGGCCAACTTCTCAAATTTCCGATACTCGCCGGGTTCCTTTTAATGTGCAAACTGGGAGTTCAATGGCATGCCCTCATGCATCTGGAATTGCAGGGCTTCTCAGGACACTCCACCCTGATTGGAGTCCGGCAGCTATTAAATCTGCAATCATGACCACTG CTACAACACAGGATAACAGCATGGAACCAATACTTGATGACTCTTCTTATGTGAAGGCAACACCATTTGCTTATGGCTCAGGACACATTCAACCAAACAAAGCAATGGATCCGGGACTAGTTTACAACCTAACAACGCTAGATTACTTGAACTTCTTATGCGCTCACGGATACAACGAAACCATGATCAAATCATTCTCCAACTCAACTTACAAGTGTTCCAAGTCGTTCAGCCTAGCAGACTTCAACTACCCTTCAATTTCAGTTCCTAATCTCTGTGAAGACCCAGTGACCATAAACAGAAAAGTTACAAATGTTGGTTCTCCCGGCACATACAAAGTGCATGTCAAGGAGCCATCAGAGGTAGAAGTTTTGGTTCAACCTAGAAGACTGAAATTTAAGAGAATTGGTGAAGTGAAGATGTTCAAGGTTATATTGAAAGCTAAGGTTAAGGGTAAGCCTCAAGGGTATGTATTTGGGGAGTTGATATGGTCAGATGGCAGTCACTATGTAAAGAGCCCTCTTGCAGTGAAGCACTATTAG
- the LOC117633197 gene encoding RNA-binding protein pno1-like, with protein MQSNEAPVSMEVEAVPSEPSSASAALPPKPIFEPLKAHEMSDGRVQFRKVSVPPHRYSPLKKVWLDIYTPVYEQMKIDIRMNLKGRKVELKTRADTPDVSNLQKCSDFVQAFMLGFDVIDAIALLRMDELYVESFEIKDVKTLRGEHLSRAIGRLSGKGGKTKFAIENATKTRIVIADTKIHILGSFANIKVARDSLCSLILGSPAGKVYSKLRAVTARLAERF; from the coding sequence ATGCAGTCCAATGAAGCTCCCGTTTCCATGGAAGTCGAAGCAGTTCCATCTGAACCAAGTTCAGCATCTGCGGCTTTGCCACCAAAACCAATTTTTGAGCCTTTGAAGGCTCATGAGATGTCAGATGGTCGAGTCCAGTTTCGGAAAGTCTCTGTTCCGCCACATCGATATTCACCTCTCAAGAAAGTATGGTTGGACATTTACACCCCAGTTTATGAGCAGATGAAGATAGACATTCGTATGAATCTCAAGGGTCGCAAAGTTGAGTTAAAGACTAGAGCTGACACCCCCGACGTGAGTAATTTACAAAAGTGTTCTGATTTTGTTCAGGCTTTCATGCTGGGGTTTGATGTGATAGATGCCATTGCCCTTTTGCGTATGGATGAGCTGTATGTGGAGTCTTTTGAGATCAAGGATGTTAAAACACTTCGTGGGGAGCACTTGTCTCGTGCTATAGGAAGACTGTCCGGTAAAGGTGGTAAAACAAAGTTTGCCATCGAGAATGCTACAAAGACGAGGATTGTGATTGCTGATACCAAGATTCACATACTGGGCTCTTTTGCAAATATTAAAGTTGCAAGGGATTCTCTTTGCAGCCTTATCTTAGGGTCCCCTGCTGGAAAAGTATATTCAAAATTAAGAGCAGTTACTGCCAGATTGGCAGAaaggttttga
- the LOC117632266 gene encoding protein DNA-DAMAGE INDUCIBLE 1 translates to MKITVMTADEQILNLDVDPHETVENVKALLEVETRVLLQQQQLLYNGREMRNSEKLSALGVKDEDLIMMVSNAAPSASANALSFNPDGSAVNPGAFQQHIKNDSNLMAQLFQSDPDLAQVILGNDLNRLQELLRQRHRQKSELRRQQDEELALLYADPFDVEAQKKIEAAIRQKGIDENWAAALEHNPEAFARVVMLYVDMEVNGVPLKAFVDSGAQSTIISKSCAERCGLLRLLDQRYKGIAHGVGQSEILGRIHVAPIKIGNIFYPCSFLVLDAPNMEFLFGLDMLRKHQCIIDLKDSVLRVGGGEVSVPFLQEKDIPSRFLDEERFAKETSSSGAPVTSGKADTSKNSPSGGQSSGSARSNPTQAPDFEAKVAKLVELGFGRDAVIQALKFFDGNEEQAAGYLFGG, encoded by the exons ATGAAGATCACTGTAATGACCGCGGACGAACAGATTCTCAACTTAGACGTGGATCCCCACGAAACt gttgaaaatgtgaaaGCTCTGCTGGAGGTGGAG ACGCGGGTGCTGCTTCAGCAACAGCAGCTGCTATATAATGGGAGGGAGATGAGGAATTCTGAGAAGCTGAGTGCCCTTGGCGTTAAAGATGAAGACTTGATAATGATGGTATCCAATGCTGCACCGAG TGCTTCAGCCAATGCTTTGAGCTTCAATCCAGATGGGTCTGCGGTAAACCCAGGAGCTTTTCAGCAGCACATTAAGAATGATTCTAATTTGATGGCACAGTTGTTTCAG AGTGACCCAGACTTAGCACAAGTTATTCTTGGAAATGATCTCAATAGACTGCAGGAACTTTTACGACAGCGTCATCGCCAAAAGTCTGAACTTCGACGGCAACAAGATGAGGAGCTT GCTCTTCTTTATGCAGATCCTTTTGATGTTGAAGCACAGAAGAAGATTGAAGCTGCTATTCGCCAG AAAGGAATTGATGAAAACTGGGCCGCGGCTCTGGAACATAATCCTGAAGCTTTTGCAAGGGTG GTTATGTTGTATGTTGACATGGAAGTCAATGGTGTCCCGTTAAAG GCATTTGTTGACAGTGGAGCGCAGTCAacaattatttcaaaaagcTGCGCTGAGCGTTGTGG ATTGTTGAGGCTTTTAGATCAACGTTACAAGGGTATTGCTCATGGAGTTGGTCAATCAGAGATATTGGGTCGGATACATGTAGCTCCAATCAAG ATTGGGAATATATTTTATCCTTGCTCATTCTTGGTTTTGGATGCTCCCAATATGGAGTTCCTCTTTGGGTTGGATATGCTCCGTAAGCATCAG TGCATTATAGATCTGAAGGATAGTGTTTTGAGAGTTGGTGGTGGAGAAGTTTCCGTACCATTCTTGCAAG AAAAGGACATCCCATCTCGTTTTCTGGATGAAGAAAGGTTTGCCAAGGAAACATCCAGCTCAGGAGCTCCT GTTACATCTGGAAAAGCAGATACAAGCAAAAATTCACCATCGGGAGGGCAATCATCTG GAAGTGCTCGTTCTAACCCGACTCAG GCACCTGATTTTGAAGCTAAAGTTGCAAAGCTTGTTGAGCTAGGGTTCGGGAGAGATGCTGTAATACAAGCTCTTAAATTTTTCGACGGTAACGAAGAACAAGCAGCAGGATATCTTTTTGGGGGCTGA